One region of Drosophila teissieri strain GT53w chromosome 2L, Prin_Dtei_1.1, whole genome shotgun sequence genomic DNA includes:
- the LOC122622854 gene encoding uncharacterized protein LOC122622854 isoform X3, producing MHKMVKLFLREVLNAWRAKARCNVVPDERTQELFHELSFHPSQKQISEMLQTAKKVARKGGSGQANGLTFGQFCVLAADLKRFRASTISNQPSYCDYQSLSSGLLLPEQDDPASSSKQHLQSPAAINSSPAYSAKKPDNHGTELRSTKSFSSVDDTKKKKNATNEPVEVFLGGSCNPTTWRADVAIPALKELGISFYNPQVSDWTPDLIELEHRAKEKARVLFFVMDSETRASAGAIEAAHIAGQNCKQLVLVLHPYKPNQKILNEPISQQEYLDLNRNQLILKELVSRRGLPVLDNIPLGLQRTKDILSGIRDPPSKISSILDTVRGAFDRVNPQNDLLTVEQCKRALLFLGYAQSLVNLDNLNKIIINQRESLKLLQTHSPRAVADDSDVDADGVNCSQPILPSQELIDFDLFCVISAYLSVLQQEIHESGCISPIKGTNVPPPQVYFTNAPDVDIYYSASKNISRTSSNASVPSNSSSGIGHDLERQSLFEQLSRSRDSGTSSPQPTSSLGKSPRPQILLNVESIETTEIITTKTIETKPNPVAASTVVHAEEEESDSNDSVFSSSSSIASAGDVLCCGGGLDLRDVYLGGSCVLRTKWRQELAVPYLQSKSVSFHTPALHESIQQMIQNQEQNQDQAQQQTVPPQEQQQQQRSFVRTRRKCRGNQLQLEEQEELTVAEESLSWSLPPVAVRQSLFNPSLLDSSRVLLFVITNETRSLAPMTLAAHCIGLMYNVVLAVQMLPEDCVLGGEKLTVAAIKDYNRGRSYLIDLAKRQGVPVFTDIRAALECTVAKVKAYNNRDRC from the exons ATGCACAAAATGGTTAAATTATTCCTCAG AGAAGTTCTGAATGCATGGCGAGCAAAGGCCAGATGCAATGTGGTGCCCGACGAGCGGACACAGGAACTCTTCCACGAGCTAAGCTTCCATCCTAGCCAAAAGCAGA TAAGCGAAATGCTGCAGACTGCCAAGAAAGTGGCCCGCAAGGGAGGAAGTGGACAGGCAAACGGGCTGACCTTTGGCCAGTTTTGTGTGTTAGCCGCGGATCTGAAACGTTTCAG AGCTTCAACAATTTCGAATCAGCCATCGTACTGCGACTATCAGTCTCTCTCCTCGGGACTGCTGCTCCCGGAACAAGATGATCCCGCCAGCTCCTCCAAGCAACACCTGCAGTCGCCGGCGGCCATCAACTCGTCACCTGCGTACAGCGCCAAGAAGCCGGATAACCACGGTACCGAACTGAGGAGTACCAAGTCATTCAGCAGTGTGGACGAtaccaaaaagaagaagaacgcCACCAATGAGCCCGTCGAGGTGTTCCTGGGCGGATCCTGTAATCCCACCACCTGGCGAGCCGACGTTGCCATACCAGCCCTCAAGGAGCTGGGCATTTCGTTCTACAATCCT CAAGTATCCGATTGGACGCCCGATCTCATCGAGCTCGAGCATCGAGCTAAGGAAAAGGCCCGTGTATTATTCTTCGTTATGGATTCGGAAACACGCGCATCTGCTGGTGCCATCGAGGCGGCACACATAGCGGGTCAAAACTGCAAGCAGCTGGTGTTGGTTTTGCATCCGTACAAACCAAATCAGAAGATCCTCAATGAGCCTATTTCGCAGCA AGAATACCTCGATCTGAATCGCAATCAGTTGATACTTAAGGAGCTGGTCTCCCGACGCGGTCTGCCCGTATTGGATAACATACCTCTGGGTCTGCAGCGCACTAAGGATATCCTGTCTGGCATCAGGGATCCACCGTCCAAAATATCTTCTATTTTAGA TACCGTTCGCGGCGCCTTTGATCGTGTTAATCCGCAAAACGATCTGCTCACTGTGGAACAATGCAAACGTGCTCTCTTATTCCTAGGCTATGCTCAGAGTTTAGTTAATTTAGACAATCTAAATAAGATCATTATCAACCAACGCGAATCGCTGAAATTGCTCCAAACGCACAGTCCAAGAGCTGTCGCCGATGATTCGGATGTGGATGCCGATGGCGTCAACTGCAGCCAGCCCATCCTGCCCAGCCAGGAGCTCATCGACTTTGATCTGTTTTGTGTGATCTCCGCGTATCTGTCCGTCCTGCAGCAGGAGATCCACGAGAGTGGCTGCATTTCGCCCATAAAGGGCACCAATGTGCCGCCGCCGCAAGTTTACTTCACCAACG CACCCGATGTGGACATTTACTACTCGGCCAGCAAGAATATTTCGCGCACGTCGAGCAACGCCAGTGTTCCGTCGAATAGTAGCAGTGGCATCGGACATGACCTGGAGCGCCAGAGCCTCTTCGAGCAGCTCAGCCGCAGCCGGGACAGTGGAACTTCTTCGCCCCAGCCCACGAGCAGTTTGGGCAAAAGCCCTCGACCACAGATCCTGCTAAACGTGGAGTCCATCGAGACAACGGAAATAATCACCACCAAAACCATTGAGACCAAGCCCAATCCGGTGGCGGCATCAACTGTTGTGCatgccgaggaggaggagagtgATTCCAACGACTCGGtcttttccagcagcagctccataGCAAGTGCCGGCGATGTACTATGCTGCGGTGGTGGCCTGGATCTGCGGGATGTCTATCTGGGCGGTAGTTGTGTGCTCCGCACCAAGTGGCGTCAGGAACTGGCCGTCCCCTACCTGCAGTCCAAGAGTGTCAGTTTCCACACACCAGCGCTGCACGAAAGCATCCAGCAAATGATTCAAAACCAGGAACAGAACCAGGATCAAGCTCAGCAGCAAACAGTTCCCCCGcaggaacagcaacagcagcagcgttCCTTTGTGCGCACTCGCAGAAAGTGCAGGGGCAACCaactgcagctggaggagcaggaggagctgacAGTGGCCGAGGAGTCACTCAGCTGGTCCCTACCGCCGGTCGCCGTTCGTCAGAGCCTGTTCAATCCATCGCTGCTCGACTCCAGTCGAGTGCTGCTCTTCGTCATCACCAACGAGACTCGTTCCCTGGCACCCATGACCCTGGCCGCCCACTGCATTGGCCTCATGTACAACGTAGTGCTGGCGGTGCAAATGCTGCCCGAAGACTGTGTCCTGGGTGGCGAGAAG CTGACTGTGGCGGCCATCAAGGACTACAATCGCGGACGGTCGTACCTGAtcgacttggccaaaaggcaggGTGTGCCCGTGTTCACCGACATTCGGGCAGCCCTCGAGTGCACCGTGGCCAAGGTGAAGGCGTATAACAACCGCGACCGCTGCTAA